One Vallitalea pronyensis genomic region harbors:
- the carA gene encoding glutamine-hydrolyzing carbamoyl-phosphate synthase small subunit, whose amino-acid sequence MDALLVLEDGTVLTGKSFGATTTVIGELVFNTGMTGYTEILTDPSYKGQVVMLTYPLIGNYGINDEDMESSEIQVSALVVKSYDPIPHHWQCKENIHNYLVKHNIPGIYGIDTRMLTKKIRTRGTMKCMVTTDINHEELLQQVAEYPLPTNVVEQVSIKNVEHIGGQGKKIGVIDLGVKRGIIKQLRNLGCDIHVFPQDTPVDTIMQFNLDALLFSNGPGDPKDAVKPIETAKALIGKLPIWGICLGHQILALALGGDTYKLKFGHRGSNHPVIELQTNKVFISSQNHGYAVDESSFTNHMVKTFENVNDHTVEGFNCLPQQIYTVQFHPEEGPGPEDCHAIFHDWLNRIS is encoded by the coding sequence GTGGATGCTTTATTAGTACTTGAAGATGGCACGGTATTAACAGGGAAAAGTTTTGGAGCGACAACCACCGTCATAGGTGAATTGGTATTTAATACTGGGATGACGGGTTATACGGAGATTCTAACAGATCCCTCATATAAAGGGCAGGTGGTCATGTTGACCTACCCTCTAATCGGTAATTATGGTATTAATGATGAAGATATGGAATCCAGTGAGATTCAAGTGTCTGCCCTTGTGGTAAAGAGTTATGATCCCATACCTCATCATTGGCAGTGCAAAGAAAATATACACAACTATTTGGTTAAACACAATATTCCAGGTATTTACGGTATTGATACCAGAATGCTAACGAAAAAAATTCGTACCCGAGGCACCATGAAATGCATGGTAACAACGGACATCAATCATGAAGAACTGCTTCAACAGGTGGCAGAATACCCCTTACCTACCAATGTGGTGGAACAAGTATCTATCAAAAACGTTGAACATATAGGGGGACAAGGGAAGAAGATAGGTGTTATAGACCTAGGTGTTAAGCGAGGCATCATAAAACAGTTAAGAAACCTTGGTTGCGATATACATGTTTTTCCTCAGGATACCCCTGTGGATACCATCATGCAGTTTAATTTAGATGCTTTATTATTTTCTAACGGACCAGGTGATCCCAAGGATGCAGTAAAGCCCATTGAGACGGCAAAAGCCCTTATTGGAAAATTGCCAATCTGGGGGATATGTCTGGGTCATCAGATTTTAGCTTTGGCACTTGGTGGTGATACATACAAGTTGAAATTTGGTCATCGGGGCAGCAATCATCCAGTTATTGAATTACAAACCAATAAAGTATTCATATCTTCTCAGAATCATGGCTATGCTGTGGATGAATCCAGCTTCACCAATCATATGGTCAAGACTTTTGAGAACGTGAACGATCATACGGTAGAGGGATTTAATTGTCTGCCTCAGCAAATCTATACCGTACAATTTCACCCAGAAGAAGGCCCAGGGCCAGAAGACTGCCATGCTATTTTTCATGATTGGCTAAACCGGATTTCATAA